The stretch of DNA TATGATGGTAGACATGGAGTTTGGAGAACTGATGAAAGACTGGATAGAAGATTGGTCAGATGATGAAAATTCAGATCTTGGAGATTAGTCAGAGAATGGGAACGAATGGGAAGATTTTAATGTGAGTGGCATTATCATGTTGTAATTTTTTGGTGCCATCCGACAACATTATATTTTTGTGTTGAAAATTTATAGATGGATGAGCATGATGATGGTCAAGAAAACAATTCGGAGCTCTCGAATGAAGATTACATTAGTCAGGAACGTAAGTGAAAATTTTTGTTGGCATGCAAATTGAATTCATTCTGGAATATTATATGATAAGTAATTATGTATTTGTGTTGTATTTTTCAGTTCATTTTTCGAATGTCATAATGCGTACGACTATTACGGTGAATCCGACGCGGAGACAGGCCTTAACGACGAATCATTAGATGCACCCGATTCTGGGGATTCGCAGTCGTCGGTCATCATGAGTGAGGTATTTGTGTAATCAATGTTCTATGGAAGTAATGTTAAACCATAGAAAATTGTTTTCATGGCTATGTTTTGATTGTGTAGGTGACAGAAGATGATGGGGCAAAGAATGTCCAAGATACTGCCAGTGCAGATGATAAAAGGGATATGTTCATGCAGATAATGGAAATGACTTTTATGTCTCACGATGCTGCGTATGATTTCTATAACAGCTATGCTAGAGTTAATGATTTCAGCATTAGAAAGAATAAGGTCAGGTATAGCAAAACCGAGTCACATCATATGCGTTATAGGCGGTTTGTTTGTTCGAGACAAGGGAAATGTGACAGCAAGTTGCTAACCAAGGAAGGATACAGCCGTAGGCCCAGAGCCGAGACACGCTGCTTTTGCGAAGCACACCTGACCGTCAAGCTTGACCAAAAGCGTGGGGTTTGGTATGTTGAAAGTTTTGAGGACAAGCATAGCCATATGTTGGCAGGACCGGACGAGGTACCTTTTCTTTGGTCCCACAGAAAAATCAAAGAGTACTAGAAGCATGAGATAATGTCCATGGGAGCTGCAGGGATTAGAATTCACGACATGATCGATTCCTTCATCAGCAAACATGTATGGTATGGCGGTGTTGGTTTTACCAGGCGTGAAATATACAACCTTTGCGCCAGGGAGAAGAGGAAGCTGCTTTCAAAAGGTGATGCTGCCACAGCCATAGGCATCATGGCCAGTAGGAAACAGAGGGATCCTAGCTTCTTTTTCGAGTACAAGCTAGATAAGGAAGGACACTTGAATAGGATGTTCTGGTGTGACTCCCAGTCTCGTCATGACTATGAGGACTTCGGCGACGTGCTTGTATTTGACAGCACGTATAAGATGAACCGCTATGGTATGCCATTCATACCTTTTGTTGGTCTTAACAATCACCGGAAGACCACTGTTTTTGGTTGTGCAATAGTTTCAGACGAGACCGAACAGGCATACGCGTGGCTGCTGCAGACTTTTTTGAGGTCCATGTGTCAAAAGATGCCGAAGAGTGTAATCACAGACGCCGACGCTGCGATGATCAAGGCAATTCATGAAGTCTTGCCAGACGTGTGGCACCGTATATGTACGTGGCATAtagaaaaaatataaaaattcacCTCACTCACAAGTCCTTGAAGGAGTTTCGTACTCTTTTGTACTACAACACGTCCATGGTCACGTTTGAGGAGAGATGGCATGCGTTTTCCAAAAGATGGCAGTCAGAAAAAACTGTAACATGGTTGAGACGGATGTATAAGAAGAGGAGACTGTGGGCCACGGCTTATCTGACAGAGGGGTTTTGGCTTGGCATGAAAAGCAACCAGCGGAGTGAAAGCCTGAACTCATGCCTTCACCTCCACCTAGATGGTGAAATGCCCCTGGTAGATATGATTTTGCATTATGAGGACCTCGTTGTACGTATCCGTGAAAACGAGGCGCGAGATGACTGCACGGCCTCACAGAGTTTACCGGTGCCAGTTATTAGCTCGAGGGAACTTGAGATAGCTGCTTCTCACGTCTTCACTCCAGCAAACTTCTATATGTTGCAAGATGATCTTAGAATGTAGAAATTAAGCTGGGAGACGGATCACAGCAGTACATCGTGGCCTGGAAGAATAACCGGAAGAGCCGTTTTTGGGTGGAGTATACACCAGTAAATTTCGCAGAACCTATACGGTGCAGCTGCAGAAGAATGATTCGAAAGGGTCTACCTTGCAAGCACATATTCCATGTACTGAAGTACTTGAATATATCTGAAATACCAAAGTGTTTAGTTCTTGTTCGGTTCACGAAACAAGCAAGGTTGGGACTGCCCGCGAGGCGCACAAGCGATCTGTTGGGATTTGGTTGGACTGAGGCAGGGGAAAGAATGAAATATAGCCAGGTCAGTGTGTTAGCTTCAGAAGCTATGCATGCGGCATGCAAACACCCAGCTTTGTGGGATCAGTTACAGGAAAGTTTGAAGGCTGTGATAGCTAAGAGTCATGAGTATGATCTGCTACAGGAAAATTTGAGCAAGAATACAAATGACTTCAGTAAGTGTGCAGTTGAATATGTAGACGATGGTGAAGGCAACATGGTTGTAGTTAAAGATCCTATGAATGTGTCAAGCAAAGGTGCAACAAAGGTAGATGAGAACCGCCCTGTCTCGAAAAATGGTAGACCACTATCTTTTGATGAGTTGAAAACCCGGTGCGGCGCTTGCAAATTGCTAGGACACACTACGTAGCAAGAAATGCAAACTAAATCAGAAGTAAGTGTTTGTATGCATTTTGGATTATTAAAAAATTATCATTCATTAACTTATCTTGTCTTTTATCATGTGCAGAGAAGTGGAGaaagaagaagagtagaacacTTGCTTCAATTTTTTACAGATGAATCGAGTGAACATGACAGTATATCCTTTTCACATTATGGCATCAAATTTAGTTCGACGTTTAACATCGAGTGTTTGGTTCCTATATATTGTAGCAACTCGATCGGCACTTTTTTTAGTGGGAGTGTCAACCTTTTACATCTCTAAATAAGGAAGAAAATCCGACCTAAATAAATTAGTTATACATGGTAGAAAGAATATTGTACATTTCCCCTCCCCACGTCCTAACTGCCATTAAATAAGTAACTTACCACTCCCCACCACACATTCACCCATCTACCACGTGCGCCGGTTCGAACTCCCCTATAATCCCCACCTACAGTAGATCGAGAAAACCCTCGCCGGCGACTGCTGCAGCCGCCTCCATGGAGATAAGCCTCGGCTGGCAGAGAGCGGTGATGGAGCTCGCCGGCGATGACGAGGGGTGGCGCACGCAGTTGACGAAGGTGTGTGGCTGGTTCCCCAGCATGGAGATGTTGGTCAACCACGCGTGTGGCCTCGTCAAAGTCCTCACCGACGCCGAGAAGAAGCGCGCCTTCCCTTACGGCCGCGGCATCCCGCCGGCTCTCCTCCTCGTCTGGGCAATGCGAGAGGCCATGCTGAGCGACTCCCGTGTTCAGTGCGCAAGGTGGTGGATGTACCGCTCCACCACCATGACGTTGCGGCCAGATCTAGCATGCGTCGCATCGAGGGcggagcgcgtcgacgtcgagctCGCTCTCCCTGCGCCCATCAGCCCGGACTACCAGGTCCGCCACATGTCGAAGCCAGTCCTGCCGTTGGGCTCTGACGTCGTGGATGAGGTACTGGTCATCCCTGATGAccatgaggagggcgaggaggACGCCGTGCAGATGGTAGCGCCGGTCGCCATCGAGGGTGGCAAGACAATGCCCATCGACGTCGAGCTCCTGCCCCTCCTCCCTGACATAGTGATGGTGGAAGAAGAGGAGGTGGCTCAGGATCACGTGGCTCAGGATCAGGTGGCGCAGCTGTCGAACAGGACGGCGGTCAAGAAGAAGGCTTCTTCGTGTGTGGGGCACCGCTCACGCCGCCTCAAATTTCTGAAGAAGTGAAGATGGGCACAGTTGctgaaggaggaggaagccgctGGTTATCTTAAGTTAGGTATGATGTTATATGTTTTAGCATATAAGTTAACATTATTTTGGGTTTGATGTTGGTTAGGTATGCTTTTATATGTAAGCATATAAGTTATGCAATCGGTACGGTTTGGTCGGGTTCTTCGTGGCTGAAGAACTGAATATCTACTGCTCACCCTAAGTGTCAAGTTCAGTTAAATTTCAGAATATTGAATATGTACTGTTGTTTGCTTCAGTGTTGCATCAAAGGTGTAGGTGCTGCTAGATGTTGCTCCTATGTCGCAACAAGACAATGAACTGGACTGCTGCACAAATCAGTAGTGTTGCTAGGTGATGTGCCCATGTGCTTCACTTACCAAATATAGAATATGCCAAAAGTGCATTGTCTGCTAAATATAGAACATGCCAAAAGTGCATTATCTGCCAAATATAGAACATGCCAAAAGTGCATTGTCTACCAATCATGATGGCCCCATGTTATTTCTACTGCAATCTCTGTTACAGTTTGCCCATAAACTGAATAGCAAATAATTCACCAGCATTTCATCATGTTAATTACAATGATGTCAATAACTTTATGAACAATCTACTTGCTAACTATGATAGCAATCATAATGGCAAGCAGGCCAAGATACAGAAGACCACCAAATCCAAAAATCCTATCCCTATAGAGCAATATTTCCTTGTGCATCTTAACCATTGCCCTCTTTTCTTTCTCATTCCTTTTAATTTCAGCTTCATATTCTATAATCTTAGTCTCCAGTTTCTTGTTCTTCATGGCACCATACGACCATTAATAGTACTAGGAATCTGTCAAATATATTGCCATGTCAACACATCAAAACATCGGAGTTCGAACCTGATTGATACCACCAGTTCATATCCGAGAGCAGAACAAGCTACGCCACTGCTACCACCTCAAGTAATAGTGAAGCAATCCAGTCAAGTAGGCGTCTTCAACTGGCCCAATAACATGTCTCATGTTGACGCGTAAGTCTGAACGTTCGTGGCCCGGATCGACTAGAGAGAAAAAAATCAACAGGGCCCATCCGTCCCCTTTCTCTGCCGCCCGTGACACATCCAAAATTTCTTTCATTATGTCCATTTCTCCGCTGTGTTGGAGCCTAGAAGCATTTTGGAACAAGTCGTTGATTTCAACTACAATGACTACCGAAAAAGGCTTCTGCctcgctttatatataaagcaaaaCAACCGAGCCACAACATCTAACAAGAGTGcactacacacacacacacatacacgaAGTAGCACAAACACACATGTTCAAAAGGGGTTCTGCCAAGGGCACAACTCAACTAGTCCTAAATAAAACACAAATGGCGAAGCAACTGCCACCAAGTGGCTAATCCGGCTCTGGAGATGGCGGAGAAAGCGGCGACGCCAAGCAGATAGCCATCGCGTGAAGGTTGGCGATGAGGGTGTCGATGGCGTCTCGGTCCTGCAGGCGGCTAAGAGGCCGCCAAAACTACAATGACTAGAAAAATACGAGTGTTAGTTGATCTAAAAACAGACCCGCATTACATGGAGAAATTGAACATTCTAATGAGAAATTCAGTCCAGCCGCTGTAGAACAACATGGTTTGCAATGTAGAACTATTTTTCAGGTAAAACTGGGCCTTGGATTGTAATAATTCGAGAAGATACAACAGACATGCCATTTTATTTATATAAGTATGTCCTTCTCATAATCTAATTGCCTACCTTCTCTGGTAGGATTGTCTCATTTCATCTCATTTCCGATACATGTGAGGCCGGAGGTGGAACTGAGGAGCTCCGTGGCGATCGACGGACAGCTTACTGAGGGAATTCAGCTAATCCACAGCACCATGGAGTCACATGAGTGGTATGTGCTAACTTCTGACTGGATCTATTATTGTTATTTGTCAAATTCTCGTGAATTGATGCCATATAGCCTGGTTAATAGGGGGATTCTCATGGTCACAGTAGCAGAGATCGATGAGCAGCAAATTAATACCACGAGTACTTCCATGTACAAACTTGAAACACTGCCAACTATCCAAACGTATGATGACGCAGTACACTTTATGAGTACCAGAAGTCTAACTGATTCGAAGATTGAATGCCTTATACGACACACATTACTAAGCATAGCACAACCTATCATGTAATAAAAGCACACTAGAAATTGGGAGAACTTAAAAGTACTTGTGATTTCCGACTTGTGATAGACATTACTAGTCGGTACATCCAAATATCTTTAATTTTGTTCATTTCTCTCCTTTGTTGGAGCTTAGGAGCATTTTGGAAGATGCTATTAATTTCAACTGCAATGACTAGAAAAATATCTGCATTAGTTGATCTGAAAACAGACTTGCATTACATGAAAAAATTGAACATTCTAATAAATAAATTAAGTCCAGCTGCTGTAGAACAAGAAGGTTTGCAATATTGAAATACTTTGCAGGTAAAATTAACTCAAGATAAGGGGCTTCAGATTATAATAATTTTAGAAGATACAACAGACTTGTCATTTGCTTTACATAAGAATATCTCATGTCCTGCTTGTAATCTAATTGTCTATGTTGTCAAGATTTTGTCATTTCACCTGGGACCTGATACATGTGGAGCTAGAGGTGGAACCGATGAGACCACATTTCCAGCAGCGCTGAAATACACTTGATATGTTGCAACGAAGTTATGATCAATGTTGCTCTCTGCATTCATGGCACCTTCCAAGACCTTGACTACCTCAGACATTTTAGGCCTTCTTTTGCAATCAATCTACAAACACCACATTGCGAGCTTCATCATCTCAATTACATCCTGCTTATGTGACAGCATATTGTTACTCTTATTGTCAATCAATTCTACCAACCGATTAGTCTTCACCTTTTCCTCCAATTGGGTGATGAGATGGATGCTCTCTTCGGATCGAGAATTGTCGAGGTTCTTTCTTCCGCTGATGACTTCCATGACCACAACACCAAAGCTATAGACATCAGCCTTTTCCGTGATCTGTGATGTCAACCATTCAGGAGCTAAATATCCAGGTGTGCCTCTCATTTTGGTAAACACTTGACTCATATCCCTGTCAATGAGCTTGCATAGTCCAAAATCAGAAAGTTTAGCATTGAAGTCATCATCTAAGAGGATGTTTTGTGGTTTGATATCCAAATTGGCAATCTTTTTCATGCACTCCTCATGAAGATAAGCGAGACCCTTAGCTATGTGAGTGATAATCTTGCACCGCGTGCTCCAATTCAGGGGAGGTGAATCATTGTCATGTTGATGATAGATCCATCTATCCAAGGATCCTTTTGGCATGTACTCATATACCAAGAGCCTATGCGATTTCTCTGCACAGAAACCAATTAATCTGACCAAATTAATATGATGAATGCTGCCAATTGTTTGAACCTCTGCAGAAAATTCTTTTTTGCCCTGACCCGCTCGATCCAAACGTTTTACTGCAATCCTTTCATCACCAAATTGACCCTTGAAAACAGACCCAAATCCTCCTTCCCCGAGCTTGTCTGCGAATTGCTCGGTTGCTGCATTTAGCTGCTGAAATGTGAACCTCATTGGTGTTCCTTGTAGCTCCCCAAACTCTTCCTCCATCTCCATCTCATATTTTCGTTGTGTTCTTCGTTTACGTATAAAATAGGTGCCGAGGAACAAGATGCTAAGCAAAATGAAGCCAACTACAGGAGCTAAAATTGCTACAACTCTTCTTACAGAGGAGGATTTCACTTTCATGCTTGTTGTCCCAATAGGTTCAGGCAGAGCACTCAGGCCGTAGGTATTACCTTGGGCGGGGGCGCAGGCTGAGCACTTGGGGTCATAGGTGTTACCTTGGCCGGGGGTGCAGGCAAGGGCCTAGCAGTTGTAGGCGATATTGGGCGATAGCCCGTGGTACCACCGATAACGGTTCGATTGATCGTGGTACCACTGGCAATGGAGCCATGGAATGTACTCGCCGTGATGGTAGCAAtagggaagaggaggaggaggaggaggaggaggagaggccgGAGGTGGAGAGCCGACGACGTACTCACTGTTGCCATTTGTTCCTTTGTGTTATGATTTGTGATTCCACCCGTTAACTTGAATAAGAGTCTCAATGCAAACTTGGGATAGGGCTCCTGTGGCTGTGACAAACTTACACCTAACAGGCTGGAAGAGTGGTAGGGGATAGCAGGCAGGGACCGCATCTGTGTGTTGAATGATTCAACGGTCAGCATAAAACAGCCTAACATGCTCTATAATCTTGGTAGGGCCTGACTTAGCTTTGCCGGACTTGTTTGCTTGTTAGTCCCTTTCGAATTATTCTCTATGTTTtcaagaaagaaaaaaagagttacatcagtATAATGTGTAGTTTGATGATTTTGACTGTAAGGAATATGCAAACGCGACACGAAAATGCGGTCAGATCTTGCATAGGTGTTATCATATAAAGCACTCACATTTTTGGGCTTGTCTGATGGCGGTAAAGAAACATGTTTTTCGCTTCGGATCCTTCGCTATAAAAGACGGTTCTGTGATACGTTTCTAGGAGGACAAGTCGCTAGAAAAAGTCATGTACCGCATAGTACACGATAAGAGTGATACTCTTGCGCACGTTCTCAGCTCTTTCCCACCGAATGTATCATTTAGGAGGGATTTGATTGGCCCCCGCCTTGTGTCATTGCCCTTGTATCCGCGTTCTACATGGTTCGTCATCCAAATAGCGTCCAATTTGTATCGCCGACAAGTGTTGCCAATATATATGGTCACTGGCTTGACGGAATACCAAATACGATTAGTACGCTAAGTCGGGTGGGAGCGTCTGCCTTACTATGGTCGCTTTGGCTATGTAAAATGATTGTGTTTTTAATGACAAAATATCCTCTCCTATGCAGGTTATCTACCATTGTACGCATTGGCTTCGTATGTGGTCTACACTGTACCGAACGGAGTACCAGTCATTGTTCAAGGTGGCATGTATGCGGTTGGAGCGGGTGGCCAGGGAGGTTTTTACCCAAGATGGGTGGCAGCATAATCTCCGGATCGGTCCACCTCCTTCGTCGATATAGGCATAGTTTTGGTCTCATATGGCTTTACCGTTGCCGAATTGTCGGGTTTTTTTACATACTTTGTCAGACAATTCTTTTTGTGATTGTGTGCATCTTAGCTATGCAGAGGTCGGGTGTCGCTCATCATGATTTGTATCTGCTTCATGCTTCATTTTGAGATAATAAAAATGCCCTTtattgaaaaaaaatcatataaagCATGCTTTTTGGCAAAATATCATCCTCGGAGTAGacattttttcttttgtttcttaGAGCCTGTGATCTCTTCTTTTTGCTGCTTGTTATTAATGTATCTCATAATCTCAACTCTTTAGTTATTGAATGAGGCAACTCTTCTGCGCCCATTCCGAAAAAGGATATACTTCTAGTCTCCTAATTATACCATAAACATGGAATTTTTTTCGAAACGgggggactccccggcctctgcatcagagtGATGCATACGGCCCTTTTATTAACCAAaaaacaagttccaacaaggtTCCAAAGTCTCCAAATGCAGAAAAAGGAAATCAAGCTCACAGAGAGCCAAAAAGGGCTAGAAACACAAACTAGTCAAGAAAAgacgccacaaccggctggctaaTAGATAGATAGGTgaactaattgcctatcctattacatgaccaccatccaaaccggttgaagatgtcccgagctaccatctcccagtGGATAGATCCAAtaaccaaatgctccctggcccccgtcggagtgagtagcgaccacgaacggATCAGTGTTGTGGCTCTGAAagtaacctgcaaaaaatgaatacgTGATGTTCTGTTAAAACCCAAGTCATTTCTGCAATTCCAGATAGTCCACATCAAAGCGCAAACTCCAACCCGAATGTGTCTCGCTAAGTCTGGCTCAATCCCATtaagccatgtcccaaataaCACGTTGACAGAATTCAGTGGAGTAATATTAAAAGCAATGTGGACCGTCCGCCAAAGGACTTTGGCCAACGGGCAAtcaagaaagaggtgtttgatggTCTCATCCCGATCatagaaactacacctagtaggtcttgtccaattacgctttatcaaattgtccttggttaaaataacttgtttatgaacaaaccacataaacacttttattttcaaCGGAACTTTGACATCCCAGACATTCTTGGAAGTGGGAATGGAGGTCGAATTAataacatcaatatacattgatttaaccATGAATACTCCCGACCTAGTCAGTTTCCAGCGTAATTCATTAGGTTGTTGGGAAAGCAGAACCTCCATCAGTCTCCTAACTAGACGGAGCCATTCTTCCCAATGATTGCCCGCTAGCGACCGTCTAAACTAAATATTAAGGGGGATAGATTGAAATACCGTTGCAACGAATACCTCACGTCACTGAACAATACGATACAAAGACGGATATTGAATGGCCAAGGGTGTCTCGCctagccaagtatcctcccaaaAGCGTGTACTAGCGCCGTTTCCAATAACAAACTTTGTTCTATTAAACAAGGACTGTTTGACTTTCATCAGTCCTTTCCAAAAGGGCGAGTCAGTCGGCCTGACTGTGACCTGGGAAAAAGTTTTTGTCTGGAGGTACTTGCTACGAAGGATCTGCGCCCACGTGGCATCAGTCTCAGAAGAGAGCTTCCACAGCCACTTACTAAGAAGGCACCTGTTTTTGACCTCAAGATTCTCAATACCAAGACCCCCTTGGTCCTTCGGTCTACAGATGATATCCCATCTAGTAAGCCTGTATTTTCTTTTAAGTTCATCACCCTGCCAAAAGAAACGCGATCGATAGAAGTCCAGTCTTTTCCTAACACCGACTGGGACCTCAAAGAACGAtaagagaaacataggcatactcgtaAGCACCGAATTAATCAGAATTAatcggcctccgtatgacatgagcttacCCTTCCAGCAACTCAGTTTCTTCTCAAATCGGTCCTCGATGCACTTCCATTCTCTGTTTGTCAGCCTACGATGGTGGATTGGAATACCTAGGTACGAGAAAGGTAAATCCCCCAACTCacacccaaacaattgcctataagcctcttgttcttctttggctctaccaaagcagaacaactcgctcttatgaaagttaatctttaacccggtcaattgttcaaaaaggcataacaccagcttcatatttctcgccttggccaagtcatgctccataaagatgattgtatcatcagcgtactgaaggatggatacacctccatcaacaagatgaggtaccaagccacctacttgaccattctccttagcccttcctatcaaaattgctaacatatccaccacaatgttaaacaggataggggacatcggatctccttgtcttaggcctttatgtgtctggaagtaatgacctatgtcgtcattcactttaattcccACACTTCCTTTTTGCGTA from Triticum urartu cultivar G1812 chromosome 3, Tu2.1, whole genome shotgun sequence encodes:
- the LOC125547531 gene encoding G-type lectin S-receptor-like serine/threonine-protein kinase SD2-5, which translates into the protein MKVKSSSVRRVVAILAPVVGFILLSILFLGTYFIRKRRTQRKYEMEMEEEFGELQGTPMRFTFQQLNAATEQFADKLGEGGFGSVFKGQFGDERIAVKRLDRAGQGKKEFSAEVQTIGSIHHINLVRLIGFCAEKSHRLLVYEYMPKGSLDRWIYHQHDNDSPPLNWSTRCKIITHIAKGLAYLHEECMKKIANLDIKPQNILLDDDFNAKLSDFGLCKLIDRDMSQVFTKMRGTPGYLAPEWLTSQITEKADVYSFGVVVMEVISGRKNLDNSRSEESIHLITQLEEKIDCKRRPKMSEVVKVLEGAMNAESNIDHNFVATYQVYFSAAGNVVSSVPPLAPHVSGPR